Genomic window (Candidatus Megaera polyxenophila):
ATATTGACTGCATATGGGTTAAAATCTGATTCAACACCCGCAATCGCACTAAGTAAGCCTTTAGGTATCCGATTCTTTTGCTCTACTGCACCGATATATTTTTTAAGCCAATAACCTTTAGAAGGCGGAGTGTTAGAAGAAGTTGTATCTGTTGCGTATGCGCCTGTATTGCTTAAAATAAATATGGATAGGAATAGGATAGTTCCTGTTATTATTTTCTTTATATCCAGCACTTTTTTAATCAGTTTGTGGGCTTTTTTTATTGTTCTAGACAATATCTTGGTTTTAGTCATTTAATTCCTTTGAATGCTTGATGAAAATTACGTATACTGCCTGCTTGTATACTCTGTACCTTAAGCTATATCCAGCAGCAAATGGTATGAACAAATCATAGTAACCTTCCAACATCTCTACTGGTTTCCCTGCTAAAGGAAACATTGCTAGTTTTTGGGTATACTGATTTATCTGCGTTGCGGCATTATTAGCTGCATTAGGGCTAATATTTTTTAGAAAATCACGCACCCGTTGTAAGTCTCTTACGGCAGACTTTGACCAGAATATGGTATATTTCATATTTTAATATCTTCTTCGTTGTCAGTTCCCCAACTATCAAGCCATTTAGAGACTTTTTCATGATCTACAACTTCCCCTTGTTCAACTTCTTTCCATCTTTTTAAGGTCTCTTGGCGTAACTGCTCGTTTCTATCTTCCTGTTCAACGTAAGCAGTAATAGCTCTATTCATTATCCAATGAGGTGATCTATCCTTAATTTTGCTTAAGTGCATCAGTTTTTCCTTTATTTCAGGTTTTAGCTTTACAC
Coding sequences:
- a CDS encoding plasmid stabilization protein — translated: MKYTIFWSKSAVRDLQRVRDFLKNISPNAANNAATQINQYTQKLAMFPLAGKPVEMLEGYYDLFIPFAAGYSLRYRVYKQAVYVIFIKHSKELND
- a CDS encoding copG family transcriptional regulator encodes the protein MKADNQKTLSVKLKPEIKEKLMHLSKIKDRSPHWIMNRAITAYVEQEDRNEQLRQETLKRWKEVEQGEVVDHEKVSKWLDSWGTDNEEDIKI